GCACCATTAGCATCCATTCCTGGAGATGTCATTCAAAACATTGTCGGATTAATAATCGCGATTCCTGTATGTATCGTGCTGAAAAAGACACCCTACTTCAAAAAGAATTTTTAATCTAAAACAAACACGCCATCTTGCTGTTGTGCTTGCAGCAAAGATGGCGTGTTTGTTGAATTTTTTTCAAATGGCAAGAATGTAGGGTTTTTTTCATACTATATCTTGGAGGTGAAAAAATGCCAAGAGTAAAATACATTGATAATGACGTTTCCTTAGTGGCAAGAATGATGAGAGCTGAAGCGGTAGGAGAAGGAAACCAAGGAATGCTATATGTTGGCAATGTCATTGTGAATCGTCTTGTATCAAATTGTTTAGACTTTAAAGATTTAAGAACAATTGAAGATGTTATTTATCAGGTACAGGGAGGAAATTTTTCTTTTGAAGCTGTTCAAAAAGGGAATTTATTTTACCAAAGAGCGCGATCTTCTGAAAAAAGATTAGCAAAACAGACTTTGGATTATTGGAGACAACATCCAGCCAAATATGCACTTTGGTACTTCAATCCATATGCCCCATGTCCCCCAACATGGTATGGTCAACCGTTTACTGGGCAATTTAAGAACCATTGTTTTTATGAACCAGCTCCAGATACTTGTGAAGGTGTTTATACGGGATAGATAACGTAATAGTAATGCTACAAGTACAACCATTTTTACAGAAAGAAATCTTATATATTTAATGTATTTTTCCTCATAAACGACTATTTTAAAACCACACATTTCACTTTGCTAAAGTCAGAAATGTGTGGTGTAGTTATTTACTATTCCTAAAAAAGATCCATCGGCATATTTTCCATAAATTCCCTTACTTCTCGAATACCAGGAAGCTCTCTTTCTACAAGTTCCACACCTAGTATTTTTGCAAGCGGTTGAAGCATTGGTCTTACTTCTTTAGAGACAAATATTTTACTTGGTCTTACCTCTAAGCCTTGTAAATATGCCCATAAAATGCTCTGTGCCATTGGGGGGGTTTTAGGCATAGAGATTACCTCATGTCCAATCACCAAATTGCTTCCTCGTTCAACAAGTATGCCAACAATCGGATAAACATAGCGGTTGGTTTGTTCCATTTCTACACCAAAGGGCATGTAAAATAAATCATATTCTAATTGTAACGCACTTTTAGGCTTTTTCTTATATTGCGCTTTTTCAAACATTGAAATTTCCTCATAGCACTCGAATGTTGGCTTTGAGACCTGAATTTTCAACAGATAAATTTCTTGTAACTCGCCATCCGTTTTTACTTTAAATGCTGGATATTCATGTGCAGCTACCTGCGGATATTGCCAGCCATCCTTCCGAATTTCTGTTATATTAATCATCGTACTGATAACATCAATTAAAAGCTCTACTTCTATATAATTTGGTCTTTCAGGATGTGTTCCCTCTAGATAGCTACGGAATTGAATCCAATTCTTCTTTCCTCTATATGTTAGCCCACAATCTTTAATAAGCTGATAATCTGCTGGTTCTAACTCATCTCTATCAACAAAATTAACAGTTAAAGCATTTAAACTATAGGAAAAATCGCTCGATAAATTTTTCTCAAAAAGAATTTTCGCTAAGCTATCATAGCCATGCTCAAGATCAAATACCATTAATCCAAACTCTCCACCAGCAGCTCCCATAACAGAAACAAGTACCTTGTCATTCATATCTCCATAATCAATCACAATAATCTCATTGCTTTCTAAGTATTCCCACGGCTTTAATTTTTTTAGATCATTCGCAAGCTCCAATAAAGTAAGGTAATCTGGTTCCTGACTTTCTAGAAAATCTATAATTCTTTCCATTTCCCTAGCCGCTATCCATTCATTGATTTCCTCGATATTAATCTTGTTTAATTTCCCCGTGTGAATATCACCTGCTCCAGCAATACAAATTGCCTTTTCTGAATCCATTGGTAATTGCACATAACTATCTAACCGAATAATAAATAATTCATTGGTATCAATAACCTGTCCAATCGCTTCATCACCAGACTTTCGGAACCATTTGATGACCAGCTCCTCCTCTGAATCTAAATCCGTGTCATTATCAGGTAAAAATAATATTTTTTCTTTATTCGCAGATACTTGTCCATCTTTTTTAACTATTTCAAAATTAACATATTCCGCATCATCCAAATCAAAGCTTAGCAATAAAAGCTCATCTAATAAATCAAATCTACTTTCCTCTGGCAACAAAAGCTTTCGATAGATTTTCGGCTTTTTCTTGCTCTCTATATGGAGTTGTATCATGATTTAACCTCTTTTCTATTTGTTAAACTGCCGGGATGAAATCATAGCTTATAAATCTGCTCTTCATTGATAGCCATCCTCATAGTAAACCACTTTTTATTAACTTTACTGACAAACTCTCTATGCTGCAAGATTTTATACTCCTTGTTTGCCATGGACAAATTAAATAAGCATGGTTGCGAGAAAAATAGCCCCTTTTAAAATGTGGAATAAATGCAAATTAGAGCACACAAAATTTACAAAAATGATATTAAATTTCCTTAAATATTGATTTTTCTTCCTGTACACTTAAAATAGTAGTGTAGTTAATGTTTGGTATATATAGATTATTTTATGGGAAAAACCTAATTTTTTTTTACGAAATACGTTGCAGGAAAATTGATAATATGATAATGCAATCTAAAATAACTTCGCAAAGGATGAAATGCATAATGTATGAATTAGTTTGTAAATGCAAGAAAACGATGGGTGCTACTGTTATTTTATCGTTAATATTAGTTTTGTTTGGATGTCAAAATAAAGAAGATACCAGTCCACCTGTTGATGAACCACATGTTGATGATAATGAAGAACTCATTGTTTCTGTATTTGATAACGAAGGCAAAGGTAGTGTAGTGGAGATAAATGCTAAAAAACATGTAGAAAACGAATTAGTTAATAATGAAGAGGTTTGGTTACATGCATCACTTTCAGGCAATAAACAATATCTTGCCTATACAAGTGCAAAAGGTGATGGACCTTGGGAGATTTATTTATTAGACAGAAACGATAAAAAAACTTCTCAAGTTACAAATGATACTTTAGGACAACTTATTCCTAGATTTGGTGATGAGGAAGGCAAAACCATCTACAGTGAAATAATAGGGCCAACATACCCTGTTTCCAAGATTGCGAAAATAGATGTGCAAAAGAAGAATTCTATTGTATTTGATACAAAACAACCTGACCGTGCTGTAGAAATGTATGATACTTCTAAAGACAAAATTATTGGTGCATTTGTCTCTGAGGAAGAGAATACAGCAAGAAGGAAGGCTGCAAATGATGCTGGTGTACCTTTAGGGCAAATTGTCTACTCAATATATGAAATGAATTTAGATGGCTCTGACATGAATTTGGTAACGAATATAAAAGCCATCAATATTGATTCGATGGCATATGGAGCTAATGGAAATTCTGTTATTCTCGGAGGGGAAAATATAAATGAAGATGAGGGAAGCGGCATTTATCGGTTATCTCTAACAGACAAAACATTAACTACCCTATTAACAGATCAAATGATTAAAAAAAGTAAGAATCCCCTATTATCAGAGATTGGTCAAAGAAGGTTAGCGGTATTGTCAAAAAATGAGCGATTTATTTATTTTTCAGGTATCCCTAAAAATGCAGCAGATGTTAGTTTTGACGGTATAATTTCAAAAATACAGTGTATCTATAAGTATGACTTGGATAATAAAGAAATAACAAAAGTATATGAGTATAAAAAACCAGCTTTTATTACGGATATGACGGTTACATATTAGGGTATGTAGTTGTTCAGTCGAAATAAAATCCATTCCTTTGATAAATAAAAGCTACTAGATATATTATAGAATAATCAGGTTTAAGAAATATATCCTCTGACATTGTGTCAATATTGATGTTTGGTTATAAATAATACTAATATTATATTTTGCGAAAAATACATCTACTTTATTTATAAAACAACTCATTGCCATATTACTAGGAAAGGACCTTTAAACCCAGTTTTTTCAAAGTTTTATACTTGTCTGTCGGTTCAAGAATAGTGCTTTTTTATGGCATACAACACATAAAGCAACACAATTTTCAATTATATCTGGTCCTCCTTATGATAGGAATTGAATATGATGACATTCTCAATATGGATTACCAATTTAATCATAAAATTCACTTCTACTACATGCCCATCTCAAATTTTGATATTTTAACAAACTTATAAAGGACATATTTTGGCTGGATAACAAATAAACCTAAAAATTATCCAAGCCTTGTCAATAAATCGATTGCTGATATTCCTATATTTACCTACCTTAAAACATTTAGGCGATTTATGTATGTCACAAATGGCTAAGCCTGGTCAACTAAAAGCGAAAAGGGTATGTTAAAAGTTTTTCGACTTTTAGCACACCCTTATTCCATTATTAATCAAAATCAATTACATTCACTTCTTATTCTGTATCCCTCGAATCGTACTTTTCGGAATTGTTGCATCATGCTCAACAATGAATACTTTCGAGAAGCAGTTGTAATACATTTCATCATGTCCCTTTGGTGACACAATAATTAGCTTACGTTGCAGCTCCTCGGCATAAAGATTAAACACCTTGTTTTTCCGCTCATCATCTAATGCGCTATCAAACTCATCGAGCACGATATAGCCTGGTGAAGTAGCTAAGTTTTGCAGTAACGCGAGTGCAAAAAGAAGTGAACTTAGTGATTCCTCTCCACCTGATACACCTAGCCCCACCTTTCCACTACGAGCCTTCATACTCACATCTTCAAGTGCACCTTGATGCCCAATTTTACGCGCTTTAATATACAGTCGGAAATTGACACGACCTGATTTTTCCTCAATGCGTTCCTTTTCCACTTGCCCTTCAAACTGAAACAAATCCATATACTTTTGGAAAAGCGTATTGATTTTGATCAAGTGCATCGTAATCGTGGTTTCTAAACGGTCCTCTAGCTCATTTGCACGAATCGTATTACTTTCAAGTAATTGCTCCGATTTCGCTAAATCAGCATTTTTCTTATCGAAATCTGCTTTTTGTTGATCGTAATTTTGCTGGGCATTTTCGTTTATTTTTTCTAAGCGTGCATTGCGTAGTTGCGCTTGTGCTTGTTCGCTTTCAGCCTGTAGCATCGTCAGTGACATGTTCGTTGCGAGTTGTTCGTCTAGTTGCTGTGCTTCTTGCGGTAGTATCTGTTCAAGTTCAATCAAATCGAGCTGACAGCGACTTTTCATCGTTTCATCCAATTCTAGCTTGTCCATTGCCTTTTGAATCGTTAACTCATAACCTGTTATTTGACTTTCAACGATTTTTAACTCGCTTTCGAATTGTTGTTGCTGTTCACCTAGTTGTGATTGCTCGCGTTTTTGTTGATTGATTTCACGATCTTTTGACTCTTGTTCGGTAGTAAGTGCTCGAATATTTTGTTGCAAGTATTTTCTTGCCTGCACAATCTGTTGTAGTTGCATTTGCTGGTCTGCAAATGCGCCGAGCTCCTCATGAATTTTCCATTGTTGCTCATAAAAATCCTGATTATGTTTTGCTTCCATTTGCTCGCTTTTTAGCTCGTCTAGTTGAATTTCAAGTGCTGTTTGCTCATCATAAAGATCTGATAATTTTTGTTCGACTAGTTCAAGTTGCTGCAAATACGATGCATAATCTGCTTGCTTTAATAGTGTACTTTCGGCTAATTGCATTGTATGAAGATGACCTTGTAGCTGTTTCAACTGTTGTTGATTTTCAGTGTATTGTTTTTCTAATTGTTGCTGCTCGTTCTTTGTTTTTGAATAGTTCTGTTGTACTTCCTGCAACAGCTTCTCGATTGCCCCATCACTTAAAATATATTGCGCCGCTTCCTGCGCACCACGAACACCTCGCGTATCATATAACAAGCCTTGCTCGATTTTCGGGCTCTCTAAGATAAACTGCTTCACCCACCAAAGTGCCTTATTCGCATAATTCCGTTGCTGTTCAGTTAAGTCGTTACGAATTTGTAAGCCAAACTCTGGTAGCTTTGAAATACTTTCTGTTGGCACAAGCTGTGGAAGTGATACGTAGTACAAATCATTGACTGGCTTATAGTTTTTCCCGACATAAAAAATGCTATATTTAATCGCCTCAAGCTGCTTTTCCAACTGCACTGGAGCAGATGGCATAAGCTCGATCAACTCACGTAACGTGTACGCCTCTAGTTGCTGTTGCTTTAAATGTAGTAGTCCTTGCTGCTGGCGTGTTGATACGACCTTTTTTAGTTCATACTGTGTAATATTTCGTTCCATCATTTGAAGTTCGATTTTAAGACGCTGTATCTGTTCAAAATCTTGTTCATTTTGCAGTGATACGGTGTTAATTTGTTGCTCGATTTGCGCACTGCTTCCATAAATTGCTTTGCGCTTTTCTGCCTTGGTGATTTCATCTTTTAGCTGCGATGAAGTCACTTCTAAACGGGCTTTTTCTTGATCGAGCTCGCGTTCTTGCTTGCGCAGTCGGGTGTGCTGATTACTGAGCTCACCTAATTGGTTGGTAATCGTAGCGTATTGTTTTTTTGTTTGTTCTAGCTTACGTTGTGTCGTGTCGGCATCAAATCGTAAATACTTGCGCTTTTCATCTATTTTTTCAAGCTGCTGTTCTAACTGCTGCTGTAAATTTTGTTGTTGTGTATCTTCATCTTGTCGTTGTTGGAGCTGATCGTTTATGTGCTTTAATTGCTCTGACAGTACCTCAATATTTTGTGACAATTGTGTTTTTTGTTGCTCTAGTTCACTCATAATTTGCTTTAATTTTTGCTGCGCAACAATCCGTTTTTCCTTTTCTACTTGATCATTCGCTTTTTGCTCCGACGTCCTTTCAATCGAAGTACTATAATACCCGATCATGTGATGGAGCAACGTATAATATTTTTGACCGGATGTGAGAATACGTTTTTTGTTATCCAAATATTTATTGAGCTCTGTTTGGGCCGCATTTAAGTTTAACTCTGCCCCTTTTTGAATCGCCTTTAAATATTCAATTTCCGTACGAACTTCTTTAATTTTTTCTAATGAAGCTTCCCATTCCTTTTGCATCTCTGAAATCTCGAACATATCACTAAATTTACGGAAACGCTCTTCCGGGTACATCGCCGCAAATTGATTGACTTCTTGCTGATACCAAATTAAATAATAAATATCTGGTTCAATTTTATAGCGTACACGCAAATCTTCACGATATGCCTTGAATGTCCGTCCTGCTGTCCCACCAGATGTATAGCGGGCATGCGATGTTAAATGTTCTTGATCTTGCCCATATAGCACCTCATACTCGCGCTGAATCGGGCTATTTTTCGTATCTTGATTGACCGTTAGCTGAAAGGCGATAAATTTTGGACCATCAATTTTTGTCTTACCTTCATTTAAAAATATGAGTGTAATACGTGCATACCAAGGGTCATTTACTTTTAAATTTGTTGAACGAAGTCCCTCTAGTTCAACCTTCGATGAATATAGCACTGCTCCAAGGCAAAATGTTAATGTCGATTTCCCTACACCATTGGGACCCGTAATTAAAATATGCTCGTCTGGTTCCCCCAAATGAATACTGCGCGGTGAGTAATCACGAACGCCATGAATTTTTAATTGATATGGAATCATTCGTTTTCCTCCTCGATATGTAAGTTATAGCGATTAAAAAACTTCATTACTTCTTCTTTACTAAGCTGTGTTTCCTGGGCAAATTCCGTTGTGCGTCGTAAAAATGACTCTGAAAACATATGTACTCCTATAGCCGTTAACATATAGGCCTCTTCAGAAACGGATTCGTAATCTGTAACCGCGCCAATTTTTTTCAGTTGGTCGATATTATTTTTTAATTTCCGATTGGCATTTAGTGATTCATGACCAAAATCAACTAGGATTTGATGCAGGAGCGTAAATTCATGCCCAAGTACTTCTTGGTGATAAAACAAATACAGCATAATGGCGAGCGCCTCACTGCTTAATGTTGATTTCGCATGTTTTGCGGTTACATGCATCATGACAATTACGCGGTCTCGACGGTCATCGTAAATCACACGGAAATAGCGACTTAACGCGGCATTTAAGCGATTGATAAATGAATGGAAAGCATCATCGTCTCCATTTTTAATGCCAAGCAGCTTTTCTAAATCCTTCTTTGCTAAGCCATAATTTGCCCCTTTAATCGATGCAGATGAAGAAAATAATAACTGCATAAACGCTAATTCCTCGTCGGTCGTTAGATAGCCCTTTAAGCTATTCATCATCATAAGGGTATTGTCGAACGGTAAATCGTTTGTCGTCATCGTCTATCCACTCCCATTGTTTTTCATAGTCCTTCGTGTGCTCAATAGGCTGTTGTTCTACCTTTTTGTTACTCGTTAATGCCGAGACAGCTAATAATGAAAGAATCGCATCATGCCATTTGTTTGAACTCGATTCCACAATAAGCTCTTCCATTTCCGTTTCACCGTGTTCACTTAAATAATGTTCAATTCGTTCGGTATCAATCAATGATTGTGTCATTTTCCAGGAAGCATCCTGCAATGCATCTTTTATTGGGCGAATATCCATTTCGGTCTCTTCATATGTATGCTCAAGCTGATGAGACATCAGCTTTTCTAGCTTTGGTTCATACGTTTGTAAATAATGTACGGCATCCGTAATATCTTGTGGGCCAATCGGTGCGGCAAATTTCACAGGGACCCACAGACCATCCATTCCCTCTTCTTCATATTGATTTTGCTCCATAAAACTTAAAATATCGTGGGCTGTTGGGATATTCGTACTGGCTTCAGATGAATGCATTGCCAAAATAAATTGACGCACCTTTTCTGGTGAAATAGTGTTAGCGGTAGGTGTGAGCTGCATATTAACAAAGCGAATATATTTTGTCAGTAAACTTAAGCTAAGTGAAGTCCCTTTTGAAATCGCAGCCGTTCCGCGACGCATTAAATCACTCATTTTCGTACTTTCTTCGACGGTACCAAACTGTTGTAAGCGTTCATTTAATTTTGCTTCAAGCTCAAGCATTAGTTGATTAATTTTCTCCAGCTGCGGTAAGGCATTGCGATCAGCAAGAAGTTCAAGCTGACGTTCCTCCAATTGTTTAATTGCCTCTTCAACGTTGTAAATCATCGATGCAATTTTATTGCCCCCAGAAATTCCTTGATCGTCATAGGCAGCGCTTATTTCGGCATCGCGTCTCGCTTGAAATAGCGAGCGTCCTATATCATCCTGCAAATAATAGGCTAGCGCATCGTTACCCATGCGAATTAACCCGTCCATTAGATTTTTCCCACGGTCACGCATTTTAATTTGACGGCTCTGTTTAACAATCCAATTATTGCGTTCTAAAATCGTTAGCATTCTCGTAATTTGCGCTAATGTTGGTGGTTCATTGTCTTGTGGGTACGTAGACTGATATCGGTAGTATAATACTTCCTCGTTATCAATGGCATCTTTAATGCCGAGAGATGCTTCATTAATTAATTGAATAACATTTAAAAAACGAATCGTTTCGATTGGGGAATCGTACATTTTTTCGGTACTTAATTCCTTTAGCACACCTGCTAATGAGGCTAAATCACGCATTGATTTCATAAATTCTGCGGTTTGATAATCACTTGTAAAAATTGAAATCGGTTCTTTTACACCCATTTGATCCACTGTTCAACCCCTCCTAACTGCTGTTCCTGTTCATGCGCTTCTTGTACTTGGGTAGCATAGCTTTCAATTGAATGATACAGCTCATAATCACGCCCAACAATTTTTACTGTTCCCTTAACTAAGGCTGCGGCATATTTGGCGATCGTGATACCTGCGCTATCGGTATCTGTCCAAATAATCGTTTGTTTAATAGCCGATTGCAGTAATTGCTCGATAAATTGCTTATGGGCAGAACGAATTTGTCCGTCTAAACAAACGATACAAGAATTCGTGTGCCGTAAAAATTCCGTCTCTACAGCCATACGCGTTAAAATAGCGCGGTTTTCAACAAGCCATAGCGTTGTATTTGTCGTTGTAAAAGGTGATGTTAAGACCGCATTATCTGTCATCGCATGCACCGCGCCAATCGCATACGTTGCAACGCTATTTTGCACATGACCAGTAAAATAAATGGGCACAATTTTTCCGATGCTCACAAGCCCATAAAGCGTCGGGTCAATACCGCTTTGCTCCAGCTGCGCTAAAAAGGCCTCGCGCTCTTGGTCAAAGACTTTTGAACCCCCTATCGTATCGTGTAAGGTCGCGCCGATTTCCTTAAAATCAAATAGCTCCTTTTGCAAGGATAACGCATAGAATGCTAAACAAAACTCAATATATTTCATGCGCTTTTTCATCGTCCACTGTGCAGGTAGCACGTTCCATTCGATTGCCTGTTGGAATAACTCCGGTAACGCTAGTTGCTCAGCTTTTTGCTGTAACGCCTGCATCTGTTGCTGTTGTTTTACAATCTGTTGTTGCTCAGATTTGTGTTGCGCTTCTATGTAAGCCGGGCCAATGCGGTAATAATCTTCCTTAACACTAATACCGTCTGTGTGATAACGAATTTCACGTACAATCCAACCCTGTTGTAACCACTGCTGAATCGTGTCATTCGTTTCATGTAACGTTCTTTTCGCATTTGGTGTGAATTTATAGGATGCTAATTTTTTAGGAAGAGGTGAAGTAAATTCTGTATTCATCGTTAACTTTAAATGTGCGACTTTACGAAATGTACGCGCCGTCTTTTTGACCATAGTCGCAACCATTAGTTGCTCTTGTTGTTCTACCTTTTCAATTATTTCATCTTTTTTCAAAAAATACACTTGGATAAATGCCTCATGCATCGTAAAAACCCTCCTTTACTTTGTTTCCAGTTAAATAGTAGCGTACCATATGTTTTGTTTATTGTAGGGAGCTGCGAAACAGTATGCCAATTGATAGCATCTTTTCCTACGCATCCATTTCTTGCTGGTTCATCTCTTAGAAGGCCATTCCCTAAATTTAGACAGAATCATTGGGGACTGATTAAAAGATTTTGTTTTTTCTAGAGTTTTAGCACTTCTCGTTTATTCTGATACTAGACGCTTGTCTAATAAATGATTTTCAGTAAATATAATACTACCTATAATTTGGATAACCTAAATTCAAAATTATAAATATTAATAAAATTACTAAACATTATTAGATTAAATTTTTTTGCCCCTCTGATTTTTATTACCATAAGTGTCACCTCTAAATTTAATTTTATTATAAGTTCTAGTAATTTAATTAAATAGCCTTATTTTGACTCCTAAATTGAATGCCACAGTACAAAATCGCCCGAAAACTCAATCAGAAACCCCAATTTAACTGGTGGTTTGCTCTGCTCATGAAACGCTGCGGTACTGACCCATGTCTAAAAGCATTCTGAAAGGTCCGCCAACTGCACTCCTTTTTCTCACTAACCGCTAAAGCGGCTGACTTTTTTTCTTCCTCTTGTTTTCTTCTATCGTGAACGGGTCAATGAATTCTTTCATAGTCATTTGATTCTCTAGAATATCCTCTTGTAATTGATTTTTAATATATTCCTGAATAATTTTTCTATTTTCCCTACTGTGTCTATAGAATATCTGCGGCACCAAAACTTCCTGTTCCCATATTGGTATTTCAGGTTCGCATGTCGATTAAATATCATTAAACTAATTTTCCTTTTCAAATAACCTACAAATGATGTAACACTTAATTTGGGTGGGATACTTACCAAATATGAAAACGATTGGGACATGCGGTTGCTTCAATAATTTCTACACCTTTTCTTTCATATAATTGGCGAAGAATTCTATCTATATGTGCTTTAATTTGACCATAAATAATTTGCCTTCTATACTTTAATGCAAAGACGATGTGATACTTACAATTCCATGTTGTATGTGCTAAACTTTTATTATCCATTTGGATCCCCTTTCGTACGAAGTCGGTTGACCAGACCTGAATTCATTGTACGGCTGGGGATTTTTTTCTTGTCCATAGCTAAAAGCTCTTTGGAACCCCCCGCATTGTAAGAGGCTTTCAAAAGAATATAAAAAAAGAGCCTGTTAAACTGACTCTCGTTTTCTCTTCATGATATGGTTGTCTTCACCTCTTTAATTTTTATCCATGATAATAGTTTTCGTCACTACTCAATAACCATTTACTGCTATTAAATTGTAAGTATTCTTATAATAGATCATCAACTTTAGATTACCGCTGCTTTACAGAAAGTAACAGGTCCAATTCGTACGATGGTCAGTGATTTCGCTCCAGCGAAGACGACGGTATTTAGGGGAAGCCAAAAAGCATCATAAATCGCGATTCATTGACCGTTGTTTGGCACGAAACCCTGAACAATTAACTGATGAAGAACGTGGATTTGTTGCAAAGTGGAGCCAGGAAGATTTGCCTACAAAATAGATTTATCAAGCATTGAATTATATGAATTATGTACGTACTAAAAGCGACAACGATGACACAAGCAAAACGACGATTAACAGAATGGTTTAAACGGTATCAATTTCATCTTTGTAGTCCCGTTTCTAAAATCGCAAAAACATTGATAACACGTGAAAAAGCATTGCTAGATACATTATTTCATCGCTATCAAATGCCATAATGGAAGGCACGAATAATAAAATTAAACTCATCAAAAGACGTGGTTTTAGCTATCAAAATGAAGACCGTTTTTTTCTTCGTTTACGTTTAGAAACAGGTCGCTGATTTTGTTACCCACAAATCTTGGTGAAGAACCATATAAATGGTAATTAAGTTACATTTAGGAATCACAGACTTTTGGTCACAGTTTTTCTATACGAATAACTTTGATTTTTGCTGGATTTGACTCCAAAATTTCAGAATACCAAATCCTCACTTCATCTCCACTTTTAATTCCTTTCATAGAAAGTTTTGATTCATTAATTAAAATTGAAACTGATTCAAATTTATTTGAGTATATTGCATTTTCGCTAGAGAAACTCTCTATATCTGATTGTTGAACATCCTTTCCTTGAATAAAATAGACTATTCCTTCATGCATTACTATATAGCCAATTTCACTTTCGGTATTTTCTTTATTAGATAATAGTTGGCTAACATTACCTAAGAACCATAAAGCAACAAGAAAAAGAAACAAAAAGACCGTGTTGATAATAGGTTTGGAGATTCTGTTCTTCATTCAAATCACCATACATTTAATTATTTTCATATTGAATACAATTTAGCGTTTTTAAATGTACATAATATATCAAATCCTGTACTCACTTCTATCCTACAATACAAAACGATACTTTACTTGTACTACTTCCCAAAAAAGTCGAGCTTAATATCTTATCCGTAAATTTCTTTATAAAAGAGAAACGACGGCTATTTAAACCGTCGTCTGAGAAATGGGATATAAATTTAGTGCATGAAAAATGCTACTACCAGATAACGGTTTTTTTTATTGCTATCTGGTAGTATTTTTTGTTGTATGAAATACATAATTGAAATGATTATAGCTATCGTAACTTAAAGCCAAATAGTTTACTTTCTCAAATAAAAGTTTTTATTTTTTAGGAAACAATGTATAAGACCATGAGTAGATAAAATCAATGATAAAAACAATGCTCCAAATTGCTCCAATTCCAAAAGTAATCTCATTAGCATAGGGTGATTCCTTTGCTATCCCTTTTTCTATCCATGACAAATCAGTTAAATACATTTTCATCTCTGTAAGGTTTTCCGTTCCCATAATCCAAAAAAACGCTTGCACTGTAACAAAAATAACCAAATGTATATAAGATGACTTACGATACTTCTTT
This genomic stretch from Lysinibacillus pakistanensis harbors:
- a CDS encoding DUF3221 domain-containing protein, which codes for MKNRISKPIINTVFLFLFLVALWFLGNVSQLLSNKENTESEIGYIVMHEGIVYFIQGKDVQQSDIESFSSENAIYSNKFESVSILINESKLSMKGIKSGDEVRIWYSEILESNPAKIKVIRIEKL
- a CDS encoding transposase; translation: MEGTNNKIKLIKRRGFSYQNEDRFFLRLRLETGR